From the genome of Myxococcota bacterium:
CGCGCAGCTGGGCGCGCGCCGCCCCGCGGGCGTGCTGATCGCGGCGCGCGGCAGCTCGGACCACGCCGCGGTGTTCGCGAAGTATCTGTTCGGCGCGCGGCTCGGCGTGCCGGTCGCGCTGGCCGCGCCGTCGCTGATCACGCTCTACGAGCGCGAGCTGCGGCTCGACCGCTGGATCGCGATCGGCATCTCCCAATCGGGTGCCTCGCCCGACGTGGTGCGCGTGATCGCCGACGCGCGCGCGCAGGGCTGCGTGACGCTCGCGATCACCGACCGGCTCGAGTCACCGCTGGCCGCCGCGTCGGAGCACGTGGTCGGGCTCGGGCTCGGCGGCGAGCGCGCCGTGGCGGCCACGGCCTCGTTCACCACCAGCCTGCTCGCGCTCGCGCACCTGGCCTCCGGCTGGCGCGGCGAGGAGGACCGCGAGCTCGAGCGCGCCGCCGGCCTGGCCGAGCGCGCGCTCGCGCTGAACGCCGCCGCGCGCAAGCTCGCCGAGGCGCTCGCGCCGCACCCCGCCTGCGCCGTGGTGGGGCGCGGCTTCGGCTATCCCGTGGCGCTCGAGTGGGCGCTCAAGCTGAAGGAGCTCGCGGGCGTGTTCGCCGAGCCGTTCTCGGCCGCCGACTACCGGCACGGCCCGATCGCGCTGGCGCAGAGCGGCGCCCCGGTGTTCGCCATCGAGCTGCACGGCCCGGCCGCGCCCGACGTGCGCCGCCTCGCCGCGGAGCTGCTCGAGCGCGGCGCGCGCATCGTGCGCGTGGCCAGCGAGAGCGACGCAGATCTGTGTACCCCCGCCGCGCCCGAGTGGCTCGCGCCCATTCCCGCGGCGATCGCCGGTCAGCTGCTCGCCTTCTGGCTCGCGCGCGCGCGCGGCCGAGACCCCGACAAGCCGGCAGGCCTGAAGAAGGTCACTCGAACGCTTTGACTGATTGACTACGTTCGCCTGCGGGCCCTTGCTCGGCCCTAGCCGAAGGCCAGCTTCAGCCCCGGCCGGGGCCAGGGTGTCGAGACGAGCTTGCCCGTGGCCGAGAGCGTCACGTAGGCGGTGCGCAGGTCGTTGCCGCCGAAGCAGACGTTCGTGGTCAGCGGGTCGGGCATGGGCACGTGCTCGATCTTGCCGCCGTCGGGCGAGATCACCGTGATGCCGCCGTTCACGATCGTGGCCACGCACACGTTGCCGCCGGCATCGACGGCGAGTGAGT
Proteins encoded in this window:
- a CDS encoding SMP-30/gluconolactonase/LRE family protein, with protein sequence APNGVGLSPDGSRVYVAETHTGRVFWWDLSAPGQIRPHSSPNQGHLLAGLPGLQLLDSLAVDAGGNVCVATIVNGGITVISPDGGKIEHVPMPDPLTTNVCFGGNDLRTAYVTLSATGKLVSTPWPRPGLKLAFG
- a CDS encoding SIS domain-containing protein, with translation MTGPEDSLLAREIFAQPELLAQFCAQQGERTIELGAQLGARRPAGVLIAARGSSDHAAVFAKYLFGARLGVPVALAAPSLITLYERELRLDRWIAIGISQSGASPDVVRVIADARAQGCVTLAITDRLESPLAAASEHVVGLGLGGERAVAATASFTTSLLALAHLASGWRGEEDRELERAAGLAERALALNAAARKLAEALAPHPACAVVGRGFGYPVALEWALKLKELAGVFAEPFSAADYRHGPIALAQSGAPVFAIELHGPAAPDVRRLAAELLERGARIVRVASESDADLCTPAAPEWLAPIPAAIAGQLLAFWLARARGRDPDKPAGLKKVTRTL